In Sinorhizobium arboris LMG 14919, a genomic segment contains:
- a CDS encoding nucleoside recognition domain-containing protein, which yields MPFLTPILCKTRDTLEIYWVLVRITVPIAVLTELLSRMGAIEAIGPAFAPVMNLVGLPPELGLAWLTAMLVGIWGAVPLIFTLVPASSLSVADITVFSALILFAHGLPIEQKIIREAGPGMIATTTLRIAGGLLYAFLLHHLLLATGWLSAPVNPAWIPVSATPDWAEYFHGLGETMLSMLVILLVLSWSLELLKATGLLELMMKALSPVLRLAGIRGEAGHLTAVGLFLGISYGAGLLIREAQSGAISPRQIFLSCVFMGFAHSVIEDTLVVISLGADVYGVLAGRLAFAVAATAAIAALLRHLPDKTFTQMFRVTP from the coding sequence ATGCCGTTCTTGACGCCCATCTTGTGCAAAACCCGCGACACACTCGAAATTTACTGGGTGCTTGTCCGGATCACGGTTCCCATCGCGGTTCTGACCGAGCTCCTGTCGAGGATGGGAGCGATCGAGGCGATTGGCCCCGCTTTTGCGCCTGTCATGAACCTCGTAGGGCTCCCTCCGGAGCTGGGACTGGCTTGGCTGACGGCGATGCTCGTCGGTATATGGGGCGCCGTCCCCCTCATATTCACTCTCGTTCCCGCATCCTCGCTGAGCGTGGCGGATATCACGGTCTTCTCAGCGCTCATCTTGTTCGCGCACGGTCTGCCTATCGAGCAGAAAATCATTCGTGAGGCCGGCCCGGGTATGATCGCAACGACAACGCTGCGCATCGCAGGCGGTTTGCTGTACGCTTTTCTGCTGCACCATCTTCTACTCGCCACCGGCTGGTTGTCGGCTCCGGTGAACCCCGCTTGGATTCCAGTAAGCGCCACACCCGATTGGGCCGAATATTTCCATGGTCTTGGAGAGACCATGCTCTCGATGCTTGTCATCCTCCTCGTTCTGTCCTGGAGCCTGGAACTCCTTAAGGCGACCGGACTGCTGGAATTGATGATGAAGGCCCTTTCGCCCGTATTGCGCCTCGCAGGTATCCGGGGCGAAGCGGGTCATCTCACCGCCGTCGGATTGTTCCTGGGGATTTCTTACGGCGCCGGTCTTCTGATCCGCGAGGCGCAATCCGGCGCAATATCACCACGCCAGATCTTTCTGTCATGTGTGTTCATGGGCTTCGCGCACAGTGTTATCGAGGACACTCTCGTCGTGATCTCGCTTGGTGCCGATGTTTACGGCGTTCTTGCCGGGCGGCTCGCTTTCGCCGTAGCGGCAACCGCCGCAATTGCTGCTCTGCTTCGCCACCTGCCGGACAAGACATTCACGCAGATGTTTCGGGTGACGCCATAA